Proteins encoded within one genomic window of Diorhabda sublineata isolate icDioSubl1.1 chromosome 1, icDioSubl1.1, whole genome shotgun sequence:
- the LOC130443235 gene encoding uncharacterized protein LOC130443235, producing MEVETYIGRRRQKNVSYRDEEKSHLICYRDNTKIITIKNDSRHAKYNTFDMKCDQKGKMIKYKSLDIPDVNKTACNKNKVSVSSENIGKITRKKYKHDIITDTVDAWAKKGSKYTFSNIKNSIFKNGVEKEKNVVFKPLIFGGTYPIDLPTFDNKLEIKTNGDDKKQQIRKYGPARTFDIDQPI from the coding sequence ATGGAAGTTGAAACTTACATAGGTAGACGCAGACAGAAGAACGTTTCCTATCGAGATGAAGAAAAATCACATTTGATTTGTTACAGAGATAATACGaaaattataactattaaaAATGATTCTAGACATGCTAAATACAACACTTTCGATATGAAATGCGATCAAAAAGGCAAAATGATCAAATATAAATCTCTGGATATACCGGACGTGAATAAAACTgcctgtaacaaaaataaagtatcCGTATCGTCGGAAAATATCGgaaaaataactagaaaaaaatacaagcaCGATATTATCACCGATACGGTAGACGCTTGGGCTAAAAAGGGAAGCAAATACactttttctaatattaaaaattccattttcaaaaacggcgtcgaaaaagaaaaaaacgtcGTATTTAAACCGTTAATATTCGGCGGGACGTATCCCATTGATTTGCCGACTTTCGATAATAAACTCGAAATTAAAACTAACGGGGatgataaaaaacaacaaattagaAAGTACGGCCCTGCGCGTACCTTCGATATCGATCAacctatataa
- the LOC130443215 gene encoding phosphoglycerate mutase 2-like isoform X1, whose translation MCDCNKGDNSRKSGSILCGGGKCTCKSDEDSCCPTPCNKKSGKTKSKCQTSMGKTFRIVMVRHGESEWNKLNLFCGWFNADLSDRGREEAVRAGQAIKDMGLKFDLAFASVLKRSQDTLKSVLETSGQSSIPVEYTWRLNERHYGGLTGLNKVETVEKYGEEQVQIWRRSFDVPPPPITPENQYYNTILNDPIYANGPPKDQFPMFESLKLTIERTMPFWNEKIVPALKSGKRIIIAAHGNSLRGIVKHLDQISNEDIAQLNLPTGIPFMYTLDENMKPIESMKFLGDPETVKKAMEEVANQIKKK comes from the exons atgtgcgATTGTAACAAAGGTGATAATTCCCGTAAATCTGGTAGCATTCTTTGCGGCGGAGGAAAATGTACTTGTAAATCAGACGAGGATTCCTGTTGTCCGACTCCATGCAACAAAAAAAGTGGTAAA ACTAAAAGCAAATGTCAAACATCTATGGGAAAAACTTTTAGAATAGTAATGGTACGACACGGGGAATCCGAATGGAATAAACTGAATCTTTTTTGTGGATGGTTTAACGCCGACCTCAGCGACAGAGGTAGAGAAGAAGCCGTCAGGGCCGGACAGGCCATTAAAGATATGGGTTTAAAATTCGATTTAGCGTTCGCGTCCGTATTAAAACGATCTCAGGATACGTTAAAATCGGTTTTAGAAACTAGCGGACAAAGTTCTATACCCGTTGAGTACACTTGGAGGTTAAATGAACGACATTATGGAGGATTAAcag GATTAAATAAAGTGGAAACAGTTGAAAAATACGGGGAAGAACAAGTACAGATATGGCGTAGAAGTTTCGACGTACCGCCTCCGCCGATTACACCCGAAAATCAATATTACAACACGATTTTAAACGATCCTATATACGCGAACGGACCACCGAAGGATCAATTTCCCATGTTTGAATCCCTTAAATTAACCATAGAAAGAACAATGCCGTTTTGGAACGAAAAAATCGTACCAGCTTTgaaa AGCGGTAAAAGGATCATAATTGCGGCACATGGGAACAGTTTAAGAGGAATCGTTAAACATCTGGATCAAATTTCAAACGAAGACATCGCACAGTTGAATCTACCTACCGGAATACCATTTATGTATACTCTAGATGAAAATATGAAGCCGATAGAGAGTATGAAATTCCTAGGGGATCCGGAAACCGTTAAAAAAGCAATGGAAGAGGTCgctaatcaaataaaaaagaaataa
- the LOC130443215 gene encoding phosphoglycerate mutase 2-like isoform X2: MTFGAQASKLQCLFIKLHVLLKRSKNPQNMADCPTKSKCQTSMGKTFRIVMVRHGESEWNKLNLFCGWFNADLSDRGREEAVRAGQAIKDMGLKFDLAFASVLKRSQDTLKSVLETSGQSSIPVEYTWRLNERHYGGLTGLNKVETVEKYGEEQVQIWRRSFDVPPPPITPENQYYNTILNDPIYANGPPKDQFPMFESLKLTIERTMPFWNEKIVPALKSGKRIIIAAHGNSLRGIVKHLDQISNEDIAQLNLPTGIPFMYTLDENMKPIESMKFLGDPETVKKAMEEVANQIKKK; encoded by the exons ATGACATTCGGTGCGCAAGCGTCAAAATTACAGTGTCTATTCATCAAATTACACGTTCTACTAAAACGTTCGAAAAATCCTCAAAACATGGCGGATTGTCCG ACTAAAAGCAAATGTCAAACATCTATGGGAAAAACTTTTAGAATAGTAATGGTACGACACGGGGAATCCGAATGGAATAAACTGAATCTTTTTTGTGGATGGTTTAACGCCGACCTCAGCGACAGAGGTAGAGAAGAAGCCGTCAGGGCCGGACAGGCCATTAAAGATATGGGTTTAAAATTCGATTTAGCGTTCGCGTCCGTATTAAAACGATCTCAGGATACGTTAAAATCGGTTTTAGAAACTAGCGGACAAAGTTCTATACCCGTTGAGTACACTTGGAGGTTAAATGAACGACATTATGGAGGATTAAcag GATTAAATAAAGTGGAAACAGTTGAAAAATACGGGGAAGAACAAGTACAGATATGGCGTAGAAGTTTCGACGTACCGCCTCCGCCGATTACACCCGAAAATCAATATTACAACACGATTTTAAACGATCCTATATACGCGAACGGACCACCGAAGGATCAATTTCCCATGTTTGAATCCCTTAAATTAACCATAGAAAGAACAATGCCGTTTTGGAACGAAAAAATCGTACCAGCTTTgaaa AGCGGTAAAAGGATCATAATTGCGGCACATGGGAACAGTTTAAGAGGAATCGTTAAACATCTGGATCAAATTTCAAACGAAGACATCGCACAGTTGAATCTACCTACCGGAATACCATTTATGTATACTCTAGATGAAAATATGAAGCCGATAGAGAGTATGAAATTCCTAGGGGATCCGGAAACCGTTAAAAAAGCAATGGAAGAGGTCgctaatcaaataaaaaagaaataa
- the LOC130443215 gene encoding phosphoglycerate mutase 2-like isoform X3, with amino-acid sequence MGKTFRIVMVRHGESEWNKLNLFCGWFNADLSDRGREEAVRAGQAIKDMGLKFDLAFASVLKRSQDTLKSVLETSGQSSIPVEYTWRLNERHYGGLTGLNKVETVEKYGEEQVQIWRRSFDVPPPPITPENQYYNTILNDPIYANGPPKDQFPMFESLKLTIERTMPFWNEKIVPALKSGKRIIIAAHGNSLRGIVKHLDQISNEDIAQLNLPTGIPFMYTLDENMKPIESMKFLGDPETVKKAMEEVANQIKKK; translated from the exons ATGGGAAAAACTTTTAGAATAGTAATGGTACGACACGGGGAATCCGAATGGAATAAACTGAATCTTTTTTGTGGATGGTTTAACGCCGACCTCAGCGACAGAGGTAGAGAAGAAGCCGTCAGGGCCGGACAGGCCATTAAAGATATGGGTTTAAAATTCGATTTAGCGTTCGCGTCCGTATTAAAACGATCTCAGGATACGTTAAAATCGGTTTTAGAAACTAGCGGACAAAGTTCTATACCCGTTGAGTACACTTGGAGGTTAAATGAACGACATTATGGAGGATTAAcag GATTAAATAAAGTGGAAACAGTTGAAAAATACGGGGAAGAACAAGTACAGATATGGCGTAGAAGTTTCGACGTACCGCCTCCGCCGATTACACCCGAAAATCAATATTACAACACGATTTTAAACGATCCTATATACGCGAACGGACCACCGAAGGATCAATTTCCCATGTTTGAATCCCTTAAATTAACCATAGAAAGAACAATGCCGTTTTGGAACGAAAAAATCGTACCAGCTTTgaaa AGCGGTAAAAGGATCATAATTGCGGCACATGGGAACAGTTTAAGAGGAATCGTTAAACATCTGGATCAAATTTCAAACGAAGACATCGCACAGTTGAATCTACCTACCGGAATACCATTTATGTATACTCTAGATGAAAATATGAAGCCGATAGAGAGTATGAAATTCCTAGGGGATCCGGAAACCGTTAAAAAAGCAATGGAAGAGGTCgctaatcaaataaaaaagaaataa
- the LOC130452680 gene encoding protein obstructor-E isoform X3, which yields MKRFACLMVLSALYSTVHSQENFKCPDDFGFYPHHISCDKYWKCDNNVAELKTCGNGLAFDASDSKFLTENCDYIHNVDCGDRSQLEPPISSPHCDRLYGIFADATKCDVFWNCWNGEASRYQCSPGLAYDREARVCMWADQVPECKNEEVAGGFVCPAAGEISNAGSFSRHAHPDDCRKYYICLEGQAREYGCPIGTVFKIGDADGTGNCEDPEDVPGCEDYYKDVDLKALKKLGY from the exons ATGAAGAGATTCGCGTGTTTGATGGTGCTCAGTGCACTCTATTCAACTG TTCACAGccaagaaaatttcaaatgccCCGACGACTTCGGTTTTTACCCCCACCATATCTCCTGCGATAAATATTGGAAATGTGACAACAATGTAGCAGAGTTGAAAACTTGCGGTAACGGTTTAGCCTTCGACGCAAGTGATTCTAAATTCTTGACTGAAAACTGTGATTATATCCATAATGTAGACTGCGGCGACAGGTCTCAACTAG AGCCTCCAATAAGTTCGCCCCACTGTGATAGGTTGTACGGTATATTTGCTGACGCTACCAAATGTGACGTATTCTGGAATTGTTGGAACGGTGAAGCCTCCAGGTACCAGTGTTCCCCTGGTCTTGCGTACGACAGAGAAGCCCGAGTGTGTATGTGGGCCGACCAAGTGCCAGAATGTAAAAACGAAG AAGTTGCAGGTGGATTTGTATGCCCTGCTGCAGGGGAAATATCGAACGCCGGATCTTTTTCAAGACACGCACACCCAGACGATTGCAGAAAATATTACATCTGCCTCGAAGGTCAAGCTAGAGAATACGGTTGTCCCATCGGTACCGTATTCAAAATCGGCGACGCCGATGGTACCGGTAACTGCGAGGACCCAGAAGACGTACCTGGATG tgAAGATTACTATAAAGACGTTGATCTGAAGGCGCTGAAGAAATTGGGgtattaa
- the LOC130452680 gene encoding protein obstructor-E isoform X1 → MKRFACLMVLSALYSTVHSQENFKCPDDFGFYPHHISCDKYWKCDNNVAELKTCGNGLAFDASDSKFLTENCDYIHNVDCGDRSQLEPPISSPHCDRLYGIFADATKCDVFWNCWNGEASRYQCSPGLAYDREARVCMWADQVPECKNEEVAGGFVCPAAGEISNAGSFSRHAHPDDCRKYYICLEGQAREYGCPIGTVFKIGDADGTGNCEDPEDVPGCEDYYGDLDLKSIRKSELLAGLQSNGASRPATNAAPKKPRPAPASRNAPESPNNN, encoded by the exons ATGAAGAGATTCGCGTGTTTGATGGTGCTCAGTGCACTCTATTCAACTG TTCACAGccaagaaaatttcaaatgccCCGACGACTTCGGTTTTTACCCCCACCATATCTCCTGCGATAAATATTGGAAATGTGACAACAATGTAGCAGAGTTGAAAACTTGCGGTAACGGTTTAGCCTTCGACGCAAGTGATTCTAAATTCTTGACTGAAAACTGTGATTATATCCATAATGTAGACTGCGGCGACAGGTCTCAACTAG AGCCTCCAATAAGTTCGCCCCACTGTGATAGGTTGTACGGTATATTTGCTGACGCTACCAAATGTGACGTATTCTGGAATTGTTGGAACGGTGAAGCCTCCAGGTACCAGTGTTCCCCTGGTCTTGCGTACGACAGAGAAGCCCGAGTGTGTATGTGGGCCGACCAAGTGCCAGAATGTAAAAACGAAG AAGTTGCAGGTGGATTTGTATGCCCTGCTGCAGGGGAAATATCGAACGCCGGATCTTTTTCAAGACACGCACACCCAGACGATTGCAGAAAATATTACATCTGCCTCGAAGGTCAAGCTAGAGAATACGGTTGTCCCATCGGTACCGTATTCAAAATCGGCGACGCCGATGGTACCGGTAACTGCGAGGACCCAGAAGACGTACCTGGATG CGAAGACTACTACGGCGATTTGGATCTGAAGAGCATCCGCAAGAGCGAGCTTTTGGCAGGTCTTCAAAGCAACGGCGCTTCGCGTCCCGCAACTAACGCGGCCCCCAAAAAACCCAGACCTGCACCTGCGTCGCGTAACGCGCCCGAATCACCGAacaacaattaa
- the LOC130452680 gene encoding protein obstructor-E isoform X2, which produces MKRFACLMVLSALYSTVHSQENFKCPDDFGFYPHHISCDKYWKCDNNVAELKTCGNGLAFDASDSKFLTENCDYIHNVDCGDRSQLEPPISSPHCDRLYGIFADATKCDVFWNCWNGEASRYQCSPGLAYDREARVCMWADQVPECKNEGGFVCPAAGEISNAGSFSRHAHPDDCRKYYICLEGQAREYGCPIGTVFKIGDADGTGNCEDPEDVPGCEDYYGDLDLKSIRKSELLAGLQSNGASRPATNAAPKKPRPAPASRNAPESPNNN; this is translated from the exons ATGAAGAGATTCGCGTGTTTGATGGTGCTCAGTGCACTCTATTCAACTG TTCACAGccaagaaaatttcaaatgccCCGACGACTTCGGTTTTTACCCCCACCATATCTCCTGCGATAAATATTGGAAATGTGACAACAATGTAGCAGAGTTGAAAACTTGCGGTAACGGTTTAGCCTTCGACGCAAGTGATTCTAAATTCTTGACTGAAAACTGTGATTATATCCATAATGTAGACTGCGGCGACAGGTCTCAACTAG AGCCTCCAATAAGTTCGCCCCACTGTGATAGGTTGTACGGTATATTTGCTGACGCTACCAAATGTGACGTATTCTGGAATTGTTGGAACGGTGAAGCCTCCAGGTACCAGTGTTCCCCTGGTCTTGCGTACGACAGAGAAGCCCGAGTGTGTATGTGGGCCGACCAAGTGCCAGAATGTAAAAACGAAG GTGGATTTGTATGCCCTGCTGCAGGGGAAATATCGAACGCCGGATCTTTTTCAAGACACGCACACCCAGACGATTGCAGAAAATATTACATCTGCCTCGAAGGTCAAGCTAGAGAATACGGTTGTCCCATCGGTACCGTATTCAAAATCGGCGACGCCGATGGTACCGGTAACTGCGAGGACCCAGAAGACGTACCTGGATG CGAAGACTACTACGGCGATTTGGATCTGAAGAGCATCCGCAAGAGCGAGCTTTTGGCAGGTCTTCAAAGCAACGGCGCTTCGCGTCCCGCAACTAACGCGGCCCCCAAAAAACCCAGACCTGCACCTGCGTCGCGTAACGCGCCCGAATCACCGAacaacaattaa